A stretch of DNA from Anopheles ziemanni chromosome 3, idAnoZiCoDA_A2_x.2, whole genome shotgun sequence:
TCGAGTTAAATGTGACCGCTTCATCGTACGTTTCCGTTTCACCGAACCGCCTGGAGCAGTCACTGTAGTCCGGTGAGGAGCAAGCAAAAATGGCACACGTCGTAATCAGACCGTCCGCAAACCCATCGAACGTGCGGTTCGAATCGTAAGCTGCCAGCTTGTAGCGGTAGTAGTTCTGCAGTGATAAATAATTTAGAATTTAGAAAATGTGCCTATTCCATGGGAATGTTTTCGTACCGTGTTCTGAACGATGGTCTTGACGGTGTAATTAAGAGTAAAATTACAACAGTGACTACCATAGCAAACACGTTCTTCCAATTGATTATTCGACACCATCGGCAGATCTTTTGTAGCGTACTGATCGATTTGGTCGCGCTTCAGTAGCAATTTTGCCATCTGAGACGGGGTGCCCTTCGCTTGAGGAATTTTCGTTATTGCCGCATTCGGAAACTGCACCTTCGGGACCTGAGCGACGTAAAGTTTCCTGAGATGAGAATTTCCCGAAGGAATGCAAGCAAAGgggttttaaaaaaaggaaataaaaagacCTCTTTCACAAAGAGTTTGTTGTTACGAACGTACGTCTCAGGATTGTAGGTCATCACGGACGTAATGGCACCTCGCCTTCCAGCGTAGATTCCCGTGCCAGTGCTTCCCACCCCTGGGAAGCTGGCTCCCGCGGCAAGCAGGTTAACGTTGTTCGAGTAAGCCCATCCCTGCTGTATCTGGACCGCCGTCAAGAAGGGCAACTCGGAGAACCACATCGTCGGGAAGATAAAGTCCGTAATGCCGAGTTCAACCAGATCCAGCGCCGGTACATTGAACATCATATCGAAGCAAATGAAGTGCCCAAAGCGCACGCCAAAGTCCGTCTCGAAGCTGACCGACTCTGGGTATACGGTCGTATTCGTTCCCTTCTCGCCGAACAGGTTAAACTTCCGGTAGCGCGATACGACCACTCCCTCCCGATCGAACGCCACGTTCGTGTTGAAATGGTACAATCCATCCGAACTGCACGGACGGGTGTCGTACTGCATCGGACAGTGCGCTTTCTCGGTCAAGTTGATCAGAATGTACTTCTTGCGATTGCGCGCCGCACAGGAGATGTCACGAACGACCGGCTCGTACTGGAGGTTGTTGCAGGGTGCGATCCGATCATTCGGATCCGGCACAAACGATGCCGTTGCATGATCGTTGAGCGTGCTTTCGGGAAACACAATCACATCGGTAGGATCCGCTTCGGCAGAATTGATGATGCGCAGGTATTCTGTCAAACGGAATGCAGAGCTGCGTTCCTCCGGCTCCCCGGACAAGCGGTCCGAGCTGAACTCCACCACACCGGCCCAGTAATGAGGATCATCAGGGTTCGATATCTGAAGCGTAATAGACGTGTACagcaaaaaaattatttttgttttctctaatAAAACCACACGAAAGAGCTTATAGTTAACGAACGATCTCTGATGACAAACGttaaacgaacgaacgtacTTGTTTGCTCGGTGCGACGAACAGCGCgagcaaaatgcaaaataagggTTTCACAGTTCGTCCGCGCATGGTGCAACGAAATTGACCTTCACTCGGTGCTGTCGAAACGGACACTAGCAACAGCTGGCCGTTTACTGCAAGTACTTAGCGCCCTCGAGCTGCGCCGGCTCGAGCGATAAGGCGATAACTGTGGATACGGGGCTCCATTGCTTACGACTAGCGTTTATTATGACCAGCTACTCGCACTATGGGTTATTTGATAGACAAATCAATGGTTTTCGAATAAGTAATGTAACATAATTGGTACCGCACAATATTCTGTTAGATAGCGTCGAAATGTTAGTAACATTATTGTTACTTACTACTGTGTCCTTTAGTCATTGGCATTATTTAGATATTTTTTGTCCAAACCGTTCGATAATGTGAACTCGAAGTACCAcgaagtatttcggagtgggCTATTTGAGCAACCTCAAATACTAGCATACCGAAAAATATCTTTATTTTATCTGCTTAGCTTGTGGGTTAATGATCAAACGAAATTTTCATGCTGGATTCTTGAAATATTTgggtttctacaaaataaaaataaaatgcacatAATATAACAGCAACGGCAGGAAATAATTATCTTATTATTAGCGTTTAAAATCAGAAACATCATAGGGGCAAAGAGTCAATTGGTACAGTTTGATAAGAGTAAGATGGTCGTTAGATTGTCGGCCCATGTACAACGAGCACTTGTGATG
This window harbors:
- the LOC131286468 gene encoding vanin-like protein 1 isoform X1 — its product is MRGRTVKPLFCILLALFVAPSKQISNPDDPHYWAGVVEFSSDRLSGEPEERSSAFRLTEYLRIINSAEADPTDVIVFPESTLNDHATASFVPDPNDRIAPCNNLQYEPVVRDISCAARNRKKYILINLTEKAHCPMQYDTRPCSSDGLYHFNTNVAFDREGVVVSRYRKFNLFGEKGTNTTVYPESVSFETDFGVRFGHFICFDMMFNVPALDLVELGITDFIFPTMWFSELPFLTAVQIQQGWAYSNNVNLLAAGASFPGVGSTGTGIYAGRRGAITSVMTYNPETKLYVAQVPKVQFPNAAITKIPQAKGTPSQMAKLLLKRDQIDQYATKDLPMVSNNQLEERVCYGSHCCNFTLNYTVKTIVQNTNYYRYKLAAYDSNRTFDGFADGLITTCAIFACSSPDYSDCSRRFGETETYDEAVTFNSIKIVAKFADNRDTFVVPNNVDTSIIPFDVTETEYSVVPSVGDAKPHNIITYQLTNPHSDLFTFAIWARKFDSYPISGANRLGSGFALVLAIVASGLLKSMWKF
- the LOC131286468 gene encoding vanin-like protein 1 isoform X2, with protein sequence MRGRTVKPLFCILLALFVAPSKQISNPDDPHYWAGVVEFSSDRLSGEPEERSSAFRLTEYLRIINSAEADPTDVIVFPESTLNDHATASFVPDPNDRIAPCNNLQYEPVVRDISCAARNRKKYILINLTEKAHCPMQYDTRPCSSDGLYHFNTNVAFDREGVVVSRYRKFNLFGEKGTNTTVYPESVSFETDFGVRFGHFICFDMMFNVPALDLVELGITDFIFPTMWFSELPFLTAVQIQQGWAYSNNVNLLAAGASFPGVGSTGTGIYAGRRGAITSVMTYNPETKLYVAQVPKVQFPNAAITKIPQAKGTPSQMAKLLLKRDQIDQYATKDLPMVSNNQLEERVCYGSHCCNFTLNYTVKTIVQNTNYYRYKLAAYDSNRTFDGFADGLITTCAIFACSSPDYSDCSRRFGETETYDEAVTFNSIKIVAKFADNRDTFVVPNNVDTSIIPFDVTETEYSVVPSVGDAKPHNIITYQLTNPHSDLFTFAIWARKFDSYPISGANRLGSGFADSVHKLEL